In Candidatus Dependentiae bacterium, one genomic interval encodes:
- a CDS encoding ribonucleotide-diphosphate reductase subunit beta, with translation MARIINDSKTDPNKILPMSYLWAREHYKSGVANNWTPEEVSMQQDVEQWKSKDVLSDTERRLILWNLGFFSTAESLTANNIVLALYRHVTNPECRQYLLRQAFEEAIHTDTFIYCCDSLGLDPDLMYNMYETVPSIKAKDDYVVKLTKSVFDPNFSTQGSENTQKFVRDLIGYYVIMEGIFFYAGFAMMLALKRQNKMVGIGEQFEYIMRDESIHLAFGCDLINTIKAENPEIWTEAFQAEVTELIKEAVILEKAYAHDACPKGLLGINAEQFSEYVEYITDRRLERIDLPKIYGRQNPFPWMSQATDLNKEKNFFETRVTEYQTAGSLDWD, from the coding sequence ATGGCTAGAATTATTAACGATTCAAAAACTGATCCAAATAAAATATTGCCGATGAGCTATTTGTGGGCACGCGAACATTATAAAAGTGGTGTGGCGAATAATTGGACACCTGAAGAAGTTTCTATGCAACAAGATGTTGAACAGTGGAAATCAAAAGATGTGCTTTCAGATACTGAACGGCGTTTGATTTTGTGGAACTTAGGTTTTTTCTCAACGGCAGAATCATTAACTGCAAACAATATTGTATTGGCGCTTTATCGACATGTCACTAATCCTGAATGTCGTCAATATTTGTTGCGTCAAGCGTTTGAAGAGGCGATTCATACTGATACATTTATTTACTGTTGTGATTCACTTGGATTAGATCCGGATCTCATGTATAACATGTATGAAACCGTTCCTTCTATCAAAGCAAAAGATGATTATGTTGTTAAGTTGACTAAATCGGTTTTTGATCCGAATTTTAGCACTCAAGGATCAGAAAATACTCAAAAATTTGTACGTGATCTTATTGGTTACTATGTGATTATGGAAGGTATTTTCTTTTATGCCGGTTTTGCTATGATGCTTGCATTAAAGCGTCAAAACAAAATGGTTGGTATTGGTGAACAATTTGAATATATTATGCGTGATGAAAGTATTCATTTAGCTTTTGGTTGTGATTTAATCAATACCATTAAAGCAGAAAATCCTGAAATTTGGACTGAAGCATTTCAAGCAGAAGTTACTGAGCTTATAAAAGAAGCGGTGATTTTGGAAAAAGCCTATGCGCATGATGCATGCCCAAAAGGATTGCTTGGCATTAATGCTGAACAGTTTAGTGAATATGTGGAATATATCACCGATCGTCGTTTGGAACGTATTGATCTCCCAAAAATATATGGTAGACAAAATCCATTCCCATGGATGTCTCAAGCTACTGATTTGAACAAAGAAAAGAATTTCTTTGAAACCCGTGTGACTGAATATCAAACAGCAGGATCTCTCGATTGGGATTAA
- a CDS encoding ankyrin repeat domain-containing protein, whose translation MFYLYYFLSACLCTLATQCMDDMNDKAVDSILSSDACFSAYMPFDSLGQDSDSSDNVRKNELAEKGSLHPLCIELKNKKLINYREFPKYIMGRLYREFILDRTIDVLDTTVTDERGFTFLHYAAMTNDVSVTNDLLIRHNADIDACSHTGNTPLHTAVAVGATSVISSLLYYGAVPNAQNNAGDTPLHIAVLHDRDDTVLNLLKRKVQADAKNNLGETPLFYAARRGHVKIARYLVCYGADAEKKNKFGKTIFDGIHHQKKREKFKNDMLIRTPLHLAVLREDLQEVQRLLEKHAHVDARDIYRETPLFYAVRQRNAKIVAHLIYGQADTVAMNKMHQKPFEIIIDLVERAQFKENILVECNKIYSQQ comes from the coding sequence ATGTTTTATTTATATTATTTTCTATCTGCTTGTTTATGTACATTGGCTACACAATGTATGGATGATATGAATGATAAGGCTGTGGATAGTATATTGTCGAGTGATGCATGTTTTTCGGCTTATATGCCTTTTGATTCTTTAGGCCAAGATTCAGACAGTAGCGATAACGTTAGAAAAAATGAATTAGCTGAAAAGGGATCATTACATCCTCTGTGTATAGAATTAAAAAATAAAAAGTTAATAAATTATAGAGAATTTCCTAAATATATTATGGGGAGGTTATACAGAGAATTTATCTTAGATAGAACCATTGATGTTTTAGATACAACAGTAACCGATGAACGAGGTTTTACCTTTTTGCATTATGCAGCTATGACAAATGATGTGTCGGTTACAAATGATCTATTGATTAGGCATAATGCTGATATTGATGCATGCTCACATACTGGAAATACTCCTCTTCATACAGCAGTGGCAGTTGGTGCAACAAGTGTTATTTCATCCTTACTATATTATGGTGCTGTTCCTAATGCGCAAAATAATGCAGGTGATACACCTTTACATATTGCTGTCTTGCATGATCGAGATGATACTGTATTAAATTTATTAAAACGCAAAGTTCAAGCAGACGCAAAAAATAACTTAGGTGAGACACCATTATTTTATGCTGCACGTAGAGGTCATGTTAAAATTGCACGTTATTTGGTTTGTTATGGTGCTGATGCTGAAAAGAAAAATAAATTTGGAAAGACGATATTTGATGGTATTCATCATCAGAAAAAACGTGAAAAGTTTAAGAACGATATGCTGATACGGACACCTTTACATCTTGCTGTTTTGCGGGAGGATTTGCAAGAGGTCCAACGCTTATTGGAAAAACATGCACATGTGGATGCAAGAGATATTTATAGAGAGACTCCACTTTTTTATGCAGTGCGCCAACGTAACGCAAAAATAGTTGCGCATTTAATTTATGGTCAGGCTGACACTGTAGCAATGAATAAAATGCACCAAAAGCCGTTTGAAATTATTATTGATCTGGTAGAACGAGCTCAATTTAAAGAAAATATACTTGTAGAGTGTAATAAGATATATTCGCAACAATAG